A single Anopheles arabiensis isolate DONGOLA chromosome 2, AaraD3, whole genome shotgun sequence DNA region contains:
- the LOC120898077 gene encoding U1 small nuclear ribonucleoprotein C: MPKYYCDYCDTYLTHDSPSVRKTHCTGRKHKDNVKFYYQKWMEEQAQHLIDATTAAYKAGKIAPNPFTAGPPKPNISIPPPTMNMPPRPGMIPGMPAGAPPLLMGPNGPLPPPMMGMRPPPMMVPTMGMPPMGLGMRPPVMSAAPPQLNPKS; encoded by the coding sequence ATGCCGAAATATTACTGTGATTACTGTGACACCTACCTGACGCACGATTCGCCCAGCGTCCGGAAGACGCACTGCACCGGCCGAAAGCACAAGGACAATGTGAAATTTTACTACCAGAAATGGATGGAGGAGCAGGCGCAGCATCTGATCGACGCGACGACCGCAGCGTACAAGGCGGGCAAGATTGCCCCGAATCCGTTCACCGCGGGACCACCGAAGCCGAACATTTCCATCCCACCGCCGACGATGAACATGCCGCCTAGGCCGGGCATGATACCGGGCATGCCGGCTGGCGCACCGCCGCTGCTGATGGGCCCGAACGGTCCGCTCCCGCCGCCGATGATGGGCATGCGACCCCCGCCGATGATGGTACCGACGATGGGCATGCCACCGATGGGTCTGGGGATGCGGCCACCGGTCATGAGTGCGGCACCGCCACAGCTCAACCCGAAAAGCTAA
- the LOC120898074 gene encoding V-type proton ATPase 116 kDa subunit a1-like translates to MAMMFRSEEMALCQMFIQPEAAYTSVSELGETGAVQFRDLNADVNAFQRKFVSEVRRCDEMERKLRYVEGEVKKDSVQIPECSVDDWPRAPNPREIIDLEARLEKTENEILELSQNAVNLKSNYLELTELKHVLERTQSFFFEQEVIVSTDAAKSNLIAEDPTAAQSRGRLGFVAGVIQREKMPGFERMLWRISRGNIFLRQVELEEPLEDPATGNEIFKTVFVAFFQGEQLKARIKKVCTGYHVSLYPCPSSGSERTDMVKGVCTRLEDLRMVLNQTQDHRAIVLASVAKELFSWRIMVKKMKAIYHTLNLFNMDVTKKCLIGECWVPVPDLPKVQKALSDGSAAVGSTIPSFLNVIDTNEAPPTYNRTNKFTRGFQNLIDAYGIASYREANPALYTIITFPFLFGIMFGDLGHGMIMALFGLWMVTGEKKLGAKKSTNEIWNIFFGGRYIILLMGLFSMYTGFVYNDIFSKSMNIFGSAWSINYNTSTVMTNKDLTLNPGSTDYDTEIYPIGLDPVWQLASNKIIFLNSYKMKLSIIFGVVHMIFGVCMSVVNHNFFKKRISIVLEFLPQIIFLVLLFAYMVFMMFMKWIAYTAKTDYQPRTPGCAPSVLIMFINMMLFKNSEPFHGCDEFMFEGQNELQRTFVFIALLCIPWMLLGKPFYLMFKRKNASPTPIPNNGDVHQAGDSNHTSSSPKPHDSHDDEPMAEIFIHQAIHTIEYVLSTVSHTASYLRLWALSLAHAQLSEVLWNMVLSMGLKQTSYKGAIMLYFVFGAWSLFTLAILVMMEGLSAFLHTLRLHWVEFMSKFYEGLGYGFQPFSFKLIIDSDDDLE, encoded by the exons ATGGCGATGATGTTCCGGAGCGAGGAGATGGCCCTGTGCCAGATGTTTATTCAACCGGAAGCGGCCTACACGTCCGTCTCCGAGCTGGGTGAAACGGGCGCCGTCCAGTTTCGTGAC CTGAACGCCGACGTGAACGCGTTCCAGCGCAAGTTTGTCAGCGAGGTGCGCCGCTGCGACGAGATGGAGCGCAAGCTGCGCTACGTCGAGGGCGAGGTGAAGAAGGACAGCGTGCAGATCCCGGAGTGCTCGGTGGACGATTGGCCGCGGGCGCCGAACCCGCGCGAAATCATCGACCTCGAGGCGCGGCTCGAGAAGACGGAGAACGAAATACTGGAGCTGTCGCAGAACGCGGTCAACCTGAAGTCGAACTATCTTGAGCTGACCGAGCTGAAGCACGTGCTCGAGCGGACGCAATCGTTCTTCTTCGAGCAGGAGGTGATCGTGAGCACGGACGCGGCGAAGAGCAACCTGATCGCGGAGGACCCGACCGCGGCCCAGAGCCGTGGGCGGTTGGGTTTCGTGGCGGGCGTCATCCAGCGCGAAAAGATGCCCGGTTTCGAGCGGATGCTGTGGCGCATCTCGCGCGGTAACATCTTTCTGCGCCAGGTCGAGCTGGAGGAACCGTTGGAAGATCCGGCCACG GGCAATGAAATCTTCAAAACCGTGTTCGTGGCGTTCTTCCAAGGTGAGCAGCTGAAGGCGCGCATCAAGAAGGTGTGCACCGGGTACCACGTGTCGCTGTACCCGTGCCCCAGCTCGGGCTCGGAGCGCACCGACATGGTGAAGGGCGTCTGCACCCGGCTCGAGGACCTGCGGATGGTGCTGAACCAAACGCAGGACCACCGGGCGATCGTGCTGGCCAGCGTGGCGAAGGAGCTGTTCAGCTGGCGCATCATGGTGAAGAAGATGAAGGCGATCTACCACACGCTCAACCTGTTCAACATGGACGTCACGAAGAAGTGTCTGATCGGGGAGTGCTGGGTGCCGGTGCCGGACCTGCCCAAGGTGCAGAAAGCGCTCTCCGATGGGTCGGCTGCGGTGGGCAGCACCATCCCGTCCTTCCTGAACGTGATCGACACGAACGAAGCACCGCCGACGTACAATCGGACGAACAAGTTTACGCGCGGCTTCCAGAATCTGATCGACGCGTACGGTATCGCCTCGTACCGGGAGGCAAATCCGGCCCTGTACACGATCATCACCTTCCCGTTCCTGTTCGGTATTATGTTCGGTGATCTGGGGCACGGTATGATCATGGCGCTGTTCGGCCTGTGGATGGTAACGGGCGAGAAGAAGCTCGGTGCGAAGAAGTCGACCAACGAAATTTGGAACATTTTCTTCGGCGGACGGTACATCATCCTGCTGATGGGACTGTTCTCCATGTACACCGGGTTCGTGTACAACGACATCTTCTCCAAGTCGATGAACATCTTCGGTTCGGCCTGGAGCATCAACTACAACACGTCCACGGTGATGACGAACAAGGATCTTACGCTCAACCCGGGCTCCACGGATTACGACACCGAGATCTACCCGATCGGGCTGGATCCGGTGTGGCAGCTCGCTTCGAACAAGATCATCTTCCTCAACTCGTACAAGATGAAGCTGTCCATCATCTTCGGCGTGGTGCACATGATCTTCGGCGTGTGCATGAGCGTGGTCAACCATAACTTCTTCAAGAAGCGCATCAGCATCGTGCTCGAGTTTCTGCCGCAAATCATCttcctggtgctgctgttcgccTACATGGTGTTCATGATGTTCATGAAGTGGATCGCTTACACGGCCAAAACCGACTACCAGCCCCGCACGCCCGGCTGCGCCCCGTCCGTGCTGATTATGTTCATCAACATGATGCTGTTTAAAAACTCCGAACCCTTCCACGGCTGCGACGAGTTCATGTTCGAGGGCCAGAACGAGCTGCAGCGCACGTTCGTGTTCATTGCGCTGCTCTGCATTCCCTGGATGCTGCTCGGCAAGCCGTTCTATTTGATGTTCAAGCGCAAGAACGCTTCGCCG ACACCCATCCCGAACAATGGCGACGTTCACCAGGCCGGTGACTCGAACCACACTTCCTCCAGCCCGAAACCGCACGATTCGCACGACGATGAGCCGATGGCGGAAATCTTCATCCATCAGGCCATTCACACGATCGAGTACGTGCTCAGCACCGTGTCGCACACTGCGTCCTACCTGCGTCTGTGGGCTCTGTCCCTTGCCCATGCCC AACTGTCCGAGGTGCTGTGGAACATGGTGCTGTCGATGGGGCTGAAGCAAACCTCCTACAAGGGTGCCATCATGCTGTACTTTGTCTTTGGCGCCTGGTCCCTGTTTACGCTCGCCATTCTCGTCATGATGGAAGGACTGTCCGCCTTCCTGCATACGCTTCGTTTGCACTG GGTCGAGTTCATGAGCAAGTTTTACGAAGGCTTGGGCTACGGTTTCCAACCATTCTCGTTCAAGCTGATCATCGACAGCGATGACGACTTGGAGTAG
- the LOC120898076 gene encoding deoxynucleoside kinase isoform X2, with the protein MPPIASEKLGASGKKPFTVFVEGNIGSGKTTFLNHFQKFNDICLLTEPVEKWRNCGGVNLLDLMYKESHRWAMPFQTYVTLTMLDMHTCQTDKSVKLMERSLFSARNCFVESMLASGSLHQGMYNVLQEWYDFICCNIHIQADLIVYLQTSPEVVYERMKQRARSEESCVPLEYLKELHELHENWLIHGASPRPAPVLVLNADLDLNTIGAEYERSETSILKPILIENTNQHAILTSPAKRAKTDF; encoded by the exons ATGCCTCCGATAGCGAGCGAAAAGTTAGGCGCCAGCGGCAAGAAGCCGTTCACCGTGTTCGTCGAGGGCAACATCGGCAGTGGCAAGACGACGTTCCTGAACCACTTCCAGAAGTTTAACGACATCTGTCTGCTGACGGAGCCGGTGGAGAAGTGGCGCAACTGTGGCGGCGTCAATCTGCTCGATCTGATGTACAAGGAGTCGCACCGATGGGCGATGCCGTTTCAGACCTACGTTACGCTCACGATGCTCGACATGCACACCTGCCAGACGGACAAATCGGTCAAGCTGATGGAACGGTCGCTGTTCAGTGCAAG AAACTGCTTCGTGGAGAGCATGCTGGCCTCCGGGTCGCTGCATCAAGGCATGTACAATGTGCTGCAGGAATGGTACGACTTCATCTGCTGCAACATTCACATACAGGCGGACCTAATCG TGTACCTTCAAACGAGCCCCGAAGTGGTGTACGAACGGATGAAGCAGCGGGCCCGCTCGGAAGAGAGTTGCGTTCCGCTCGAGTACCTCAAGGAGCTGCATGAGCTGCACGAAAACTGGCTCATTCATGGCGCCTCACCTCGTCCCGCTCCG GTGTTGGTGTTGAATGCAGACCTGGACCTGAACACGATCGGGGCGGAGTACGAACGATCGGAGACGAGTATATTGAAGCCGATCCTGATAGAAAACACCAACCAGCATGCAATACTTACGTCCCCAGCGAAGCGCGCCAAGACGGACTTCTGA
- the LOC120898076 gene encoding deoxynucleoside kinase isoform X1, whose product MLLKTVRLMLRPAKSIGCSQLGRRNIHNMPPIASEKLGASGKKPFTVFVEGNIGSGKTTFLNHFQKFNDICLLTEPVEKWRNCGGVNLLDLMYKESHRWAMPFQTYVTLTMLDMHTCQTDKSVKLMERSLFSARNCFVESMLASGSLHQGMYNVLQEWYDFICCNIHIQADLIVYLQTSPEVVYERMKQRARSEESCVPLEYLKELHELHENWLIHGASPRPAPVLVLNADLDLNTIGAEYERSETSILKPILIENTNQHAILTSPAKRAKTDF is encoded by the exons ATGTTGCTTAAAACAGTCCGCCTAATGCTAAGACCGGCTAAATCAATCGGCTGCAGTCAGTTGG GACGACGCAACATTCACAACATGCCTCCGATAGCGAGCGAAAAGTTAGGCGCCAGCGGCAAGAAGCCGTTCACCGTGTTCGTCGAGGGCAACATCGGCAGTGGCAAGACGACGTTCCTGAACCACTTCCAGAAGTTTAACGACATCTGTCTGCTGACGGAGCCGGTGGAGAAGTGGCGCAACTGTGGCGGCGTCAATCTGCTCGATCTGATGTACAAGGAGTCGCACCGATGGGCGATGCCGTTTCAGACCTACGTTACGCTCACGATGCTCGACATGCACACCTGCCAGACGGACAAATCGGTCAAGCTGATGGAACGGTCGCTGTTCAGTGCAAG AAACTGCTTCGTGGAGAGCATGCTGGCCTCCGGGTCGCTGCATCAAGGCATGTACAATGTGCTGCAGGAATGGTACGACTTCATCTGCTGCAACATTCACATACAGGCGGACCTAATCG TGTACCTTCAAACGAGCCCCGAAGTGGTGTACGAACGGATGAAGCAGCGGGCCCGCTCGGAAGAGAGTTGCGTTCCGCTCGAGTACCTCAAGGAGCTGCATGAGCTGCACGAAAACTGGCTCATTCATGGCGCCTCACCTCGTCCCGCTCCG GTGTTGGTGTTGAATGCAGACCTGGACCTGAACACGATCGGGGCGGAGTACGAACGATCGGAGACGAGTATATTGAAGCCGATCCTGATAGAAAACACCAACCAGCATGCAATACTTACGTCCCCAGCGAAGCGCGCCAAGACGGACTTCTGA
- the LOC120898075 gene encoding CUE domain-containing protein 2, producing MTNIEQHHDVVKESFFHFIRKHIPKADLSIVDEIVLSYVISILEEASQDPCFDVEGFIEMMSAYFNDFANIEPETVCAWIFELENQISNKNPNSKSESNNLSLNSLSLVDMIPEEKLRGRHSSESDREGMGHDSHKRTHRLSDSDGGSTEGCNYDLFAEQCDILQEMFPDSSFIEVKHCTLIANGDVDRATQILLHRQEAGQSLKGPSNNMLQANKPHQQVDEHELKNRIISKYSYVDKDREDSREYKPVAPKVEPKKMIRYRDNKIVSFKGERYTEVSRRGGEEETELKKPKKPICP from the exons ATGACCAACATCGAGCAGCACCATGACGTGGTTAAGGAAAGCTTTTTTCACTTCATCCGCAAACATATACCGAAAGCGGACCTGAGCATCGTCGACGAGATCGTGCTGTCGTACGTAATATCCATCCTCGAGGAAGCCTCCCAGGATCCGTGCTTCGATGTGGAAG GCTTTATTGAGATGATGTCGGCGTACTTTAACGACTTTGCGAACATCGAACCGGAAACGGTGTGCGCCTGGATATTCGAGCTGGAAAATCAAATCTCCAACAAGAACCCGAACTCGAAGTCGGAATCGAACAATCTGTCGCTCAA CTCGCTGTCCCTGGTCGATATGATACCGGAGGAGAAGCTGCGGGGACGCCATTCGTCCGAATCGGACCGAGAGGGGATGGGGCACGACTCGCACAAACGTACCCATCGCCTGTCGGACAGCGATGGCGGCTCGACCGAGGGCTGCAACTACGACCTGTTTGCGGAGCAGTGCGACATTCTGCAGGAAATGTTTCCCGACAGTTCATTTATCGAG GTCAAGCATTGCACTCTGATCGCGAATGGAGACGTCGACCGGGCGACACAAATACTGCTCCATCGGCAGGAGGCGGGCCAAAGCCTGAAGGGCCCATCGAACAATATGCTGCAGGCGAACAAACCCCACCAGCAGGTGGACGAACACGAGCTTAAAAATCGCATCATCTCCAA ATATTCGTACGTGGATAAGGACCGAGAGGACAGCCGGGAGTACAAACCGGTCGCCCCGAAGGTGGAGCCGAAGAAGATGATCCGATACCGCGACAACAAGATCGTCTCGTTCAAGGGCGAACGGTACACGGAGGTGTCGCGCCGCGGCGGCGAGGAAGAGACTGAACTCAAAAAACCTAAGAAACCTATCTGTCCGTAA